A portion of the Shewanella sp. SNU WT4 genome contains these proteins:
- a CDS encoding DUF2750 domain-containing protein, translating to MSKNKTAAELASMTPEGRYDVMVSIIKEEKVIWTLQDNDGCVMLTTEDEDCIPMWPTEEAANSWAVDDWQDCQPLAIPLNEWLERWVTGMQEDDLAVAICPVVDDLGVVVLPHELEERLVKRSAH from the coding sequence ATGAGCAAGAACAAAACTGCGGCTGAACTAGCCTCAATGACACCAGAAGGTCGTTACGATGTGATGGTGAGCATTATTAAAGAAGAAAAAGTTATTTGGACTCTGCAGGATAACGACGGTTGCGTCATGTTAACCACAGAAGATGAAGACTGCATCCCTATGTGGCCAACGGAAGAAGCGGCTAACTCATGGGCTGTGGATGATTGGCAAGACTGCCAACCTCTGGCAATTCCATTAAACGAATGGTTAGAGCGCTGGGTGACTGGCATGCAAGAAGACGATTTGGCAGTAGCCATTTGTCCTGTGGTTGACGATCTTGGGGTTGTGGTATTGCCACACGAACTGGAAGAGCGTTTAGTTAAGCGTTCAGCTCACTAA
- a CDS encoding anhydro-N-acetylmuramic acid kinase: MSTLYIGIMSGTSMDGVDAVLVDFEGTPKLVASHTEAMPDHLRKGLQRLCQSGSDEINRLGRLDRTVAKLFAKATQALLANANVSPEDVIAIGSHGQTIRHMPNLEIGFTLQIGDANTLAVLTDIDVIADFRRKDIALGGQGAPLVPAFHQQAFASASPRMVVNIGGMANITYLPGNAEQVLGFDTGPGNVLIDYWTQQCLQQAYDKDGEFAASGETQPKLLAQMLSHPYFAQPYPKSTGRELFNQAWLSHQLADYSHLDDADIQSTLLDLTCHSIANDIVAIDDSSEVFICGGGAFNGELMRRLSLLMPKQVVTTTADLGVSPTWVEAIAFAWLALRYKQGLPANLPAVTGARRAGVLGALYSAK, from the coding sequence ATGTCGACTCTGTATATTGGGATCATGTCTGGCACTAGCATGGATGGCGTGGATGCTGTGTTAGTAGACTTTGAAGGCACACCTAAGTTAGTGGCAAGCCACACAGAAGCTATGCCTGATCATTTGCGCAAAGGTTTGCAAAGATTGTGTCAGTCCGGCAGCGATGAAATTAACCGCTTAGGCCGCTTAGATCGCACTGTCGCCAAATTATTTGCTAAGGCGACTCAAGCCTTGCTGGCTAACGCTAATGTCAGCCCAGAAGACGTTATCGCCATTGGCAGTCACGGCCAAACCATACGCCACATGCCAAACCTTGAGATTGGTTTTACCTTGCAAATAGGTGATGCCAATACCTTAGCTGTATTAACTGACATTGATGTGATTGCCGATTTTCGGCGTAAAGATATCGCCTTAGGCGGCCAAGGCGCACCATTAGTGCCAGCGTTTCATCAGCAAGCGTTTGCCAGTGCTAGCCCGCGCATGGTGGTCAATATTGGTGGCATGGCCAACATCACTTATTTACCCGGCAATGCTGAGCAAGTGTTAGGTTTTGATACGGGTCCTGGTAATGTGTTAATCGATTACTGGACGCAGCAATGCTTGCAACAAGCTTATGATAAGGATGGTGAGTTTGCGGCAAGCGGCGAGACTCAGCCTAAGTTATTAGCGCAAATGCTGTCTCATCCTTATTTCGCCCAGCCATACCCAAAAAGCACAGGGCGCGAGTTATTTAATCAAGCCTGGTTATCACACCAACTGGCGGATTACTCTCACTTAGATGATGCCGATATTCAATCGACCTTATTGGATTTAACCTGTCACAGCATAGCCAATGATATTGTGGCCATTGATGATAGTAGCGAAGTGTTTATTTGCGGCGGCGGCGCCTTTAATGGCGAGCTAATGCGCCGTTTAAGCTTGTTAATGCCTAAGCAAGTAGTCACTACTACCGCAGACCTTGGGGTATCGCCCACTTGGGTTGAAGCCATAGCCTTTGCTTGGTTAGCACTGCGTTATAAGCAAGGCCTGCCCGCCAACTTACCTGCGGTGACGGGGGCTCGCCGCGCTGGCGTATTAGGCGCCTTGTATAGCGCTAAATAA
- a CDS encoding peptidoglycan DD-metalloendopeptidase family protein — translation MAKLITLIKLLPKTHQILLSLLLLAILVVLMLPIDPSDKPSAKRIKVPDAQEFDIPLAMRSPTPPSERTPAPLREDEVEAEVLPENTLSGELESELNSQLITVNAGDSLAAIFQRAGFTSRDVYDITQVKSADSYLRKLIPGDALVLYSDGDGLLAGLDRQIDVVRTLMIRKDASGQFKADIETKSVDRHQRFAHATITSNFWRAAAGAGLSSSQIMELANLFGWDIDFALDLRAGDSFTLIYDDEYAGDDFVRNGDILAAEFINQGQRYTAIRHTDGQYYSENGSSMRKAFLRSPVDFKYVSSNFNPKRLHPVTGKVKAHRGVDYVAAVGTPIKSAGSGRVTESGYNQYNGNYVFIKHNDTYTTKYLHLKARKVKRGQSVKQGQIIGTLGATGRVTGAHLHYEFIVNGTHRNPRTINLPKAEAIARADKPAFSRVSQDLMAQLSKYQSGIQTDGTTTAKVD, via the coding sequence ATGGCAAAGCTTATAACACTAATAAAACTGTTACCTAAAACACATCAAATATTACTCAGTTTATTACTATTGGCCATATTAGTAGTGTTAATGTTACCAATTGATCCCAGTGACAAGCCTAGCGCCAAAAGAATCAAAGTCCCTGATGCTCAAGAATTCGATATACCTTTAGCTATGCGCTCGCCAACACCGCCGAGTGAACGCACACCTGCGCCGCTTAGAGAAGATGAGGTTGAAGCAGAAGTTCTGCCAGAAAATACCCTAAGTGGCGAGCTTGAATCTGAATTAAACAGTCAACTGATTACAGTGAACGCTGGAGATTCGTTAGCGGCTATTTTTCAGCGCGCGGGTTTTACCAGTCGCGATGTTTACGACATTACCCAAGTGAAATCCGCTGATTCTTATTTGCGTAAACTCATCCCAGGGGATGCCTTAGTCCTTTACAGCGACGGCGATGGGTTACTGGCTGGTCTTGACCGCCAAATTGATGTAGTCAGAACCCTAATGATCCGCAAAGATGCCAGCGGCCAATTTAAGGCGGATATTGAAACTAAATCAGTCGATAGGCATCAACGCTTTGCTCACGCCACTATTACCTCTAACTTTTGGCGGGCAGCTGCAGGCGCTGGGCTTTCATCGTCGCAAATTATGGAACTGGCTAACCTCTTTGGTTGGGATATAGATTTCGCCCTCGATTTGCGCGCAGGTGACAGCTTTACCCTGATTTATGATGATGAATACGCTGGCGACGATTTTGTCCGCAATGGTGATATTTTAGCGGCGGAGTTTATCAACCAAGGTCAACGCTACACAGCTATTCGCCACACAGATGGCCAATATTATTCCGAAAATGGCAGCAGCATGCGTAAAGCATTTTTACGCTCGCCAGTGGATTTTAAATACGTCAGCTCCAATTTCAACCCTAAGCGTTTGCATCCTGTGACCGGAAAAGTAAAAGCCCATCGCGGCGTAGATTATGTGGCCGCGGTCGGCACCCCAATTAAATCAGCCGGTAGTGGGCGCGTCACCGAATCGGGTTACAACCAATATAATGGTAACTATGTGTTTATTAAACACAATGACACCTACACTACTAAGTACTTGCATTTAAAAGCGCGCAAAGTGAAACGTGGTCAAAGCGTAAAGCAAGGCCAGATTATAGGTACTTTAGGTGCCACCGGCCGCGTAACAGGGGCGCATTTACATTACGAATTTATCGTTAATGGCACCCATCGCAACCCAAGGACGATTAATCTGCCCAAAGCTGAAGCCATTGCTCGTGCAGATAAACCGGCCTTTAGCCGCGTAAGCCAAGATTTAATGGCGCAACTATCTAAATATCAATCGGGTATCCAAACCGATGGAACCACTACAGCTAAGGTAGATTAG
- the tyrS gene encoding tyrosine--tRNA ligase — translation MADLDQVLAEIKRGTDEILLEADLIEKLKEGRPLRIKLGADPTAPDIHLGHTVILNKMRTFQELGHEVIFLIGDFTGMVGDPSGKNSTRPPLTREQVLANAETYKEQVYKILDPAKTRIEFNSSWLETLGAAGMIRLASQQTVARMMERDDFKKRYAGGQSIAIHEFMYPLLQGYDSVALEADVELGGTDQKFNLLMGRELQKSAGQKPQTVIMMPLLEGLDGVKKMSKSAHNYIGVSEVPDEMFGKIMSISDDLMWRYYELLSFRPLAEIEQLKTDVANGANPRDAKVALAQEIIARFHDEAAAVKALDNFVARFQKGAIPDDIEEVTLTAPEGMAIANVLKDAGLVASTSDAMRMIKQGAVKMDGDKLDDPKLLLQAPLVCVLQVGKRKFAKVTLA, via the coding sequence ATGGCGGATTTAGACCAAGTATTGGCAGAGATTAAACGTGGTACCGATGAGATTTTGCTTGAAGCAGATCTGATTGAAAAACTGAAAGAAGGGCGTCCGTTACGCATCAAGTTAGGTGCTGATCCGACCGCGCCGGATATTCATCTGGGCCACACGGTTATCCTCAATAAAATGCGCACTTTTCAGGAACTCGGCCACGAAGTCATCTTCCTTATTGGCGATTTCACTGGCATGGTTGGCGACCCATCGGGCAAAAACAGCACCCGTCCGCCGCTGACTCGTGAGCAAGTGCTAGCCAATGCTGAAACTTATAAAGAGCAAGTGTATAAGATTTTAGATCCAGCCAAGACTCGCATTGAGTTTAACTCGAGCTGGTTAGAAACCTTAGGCGCGGCAGGCATGATACGTTTGGCATCTCAGCAAACCGTAGCGCGCATGATGGAACGTGATGACTTTAAAAAGCGTTATGCTGGTGGCCAGTCAATTGCTATTCATGAATTCATGTATCCATTGCTGCAAGGCTATGATTCAGTTGCATTGGAAGCTGATGTTGAGCTGGGCGGTACCGATCAGAAGTTTAACTTGCTAATGGGCCGTGAATTACAAAAGTCGGCAGGCCAAAAGCCGCAGACAGTAATCATGATGCCACTGCTTGAAGGCTTAGATGGCGTTAAGAAAATGTCTAAGTCAGCTCACAACTATATTGGTGTGAGTGAAGTGCCTGATGAGATGTTTGGCAAAATCATGTCTATCTCTGATGACTTGATGTGGCGTTACTATGAACTGTTATCTTTCCGCCCATTGGCCGAGATTGAGCAGTTAAAAACAGACGTTGCTAATGGCGCCAACCCACGTGATGCCAAGGTTGCTTTAGCGCAAGAAATTATCGCTCGCTTCCATGATGAAGCGGCGGCAGTAAAAGCCTTAGACAATTTTGTGGCTCGCTTCCAAAAGGGTGCCATCCCTGATGATATTGAAGAAGTGACCTTAACTGCGCCAGAAGGCATGGCGATTGCCAACGTACTGAAAGACGCAGGTTTAGTAGCTTCAACATCGGATGCAATGCGCATGATTAAGCAAGGCGCAGTTAAGATGGATGGCGATAAGCTTGATGACCCTAAACTGCTACTGCAAGCGCCACTTGTGTGTGTATTGCAGGTAGGTAAGCGCAAGTTTGCCAAGGTGACATTAGCTTAA
- a CDS encoding nuclear transport factor 2 family protein: MPVWANGDMPPEQQLAVQYIDAMSAHDYAALESFYDRETVFHDRTAKRKYIGQRHIIDFLKRAHEGVLEYRFNIEHMYNSGSLVVMIGSYQFKGPGDLFGKPGKIINVAIPGVTTLKLDMHLRRVKEHLDLIDYQTMQDQLQSQ; this comes from the coding sequence ATGCCTGTTTGGGCCAATGGTGATATGCCGCCAGAGCAACAATTAGCAGTTCAATACATAGATGCTATGTCGGCCCATGATTATGCGGCGCTAGAGAGCTTTTATGACAGGGAAACTGTTTTTCATGACCGTACTGCCAAACGCAAGTATATTGGGCAGCGGCATATTATTGATTTTTTGAAGCGTGCTCACGAAGGTGTGCTTGAATATAGATTCAACATAGAGCACATGTATAACTCGGGCTCGTTAGTAGTCATGATTGGCAGTTACCAATTTAAAGGTCCGGGAGATTTATTTGGTAAGCCGGGTAAAATCATTAATGTTGCCATCCCAGGGGTGACTACCTTAAAACTTGATATGCACCTGCGCCGAGTAAAAGAGCACCTAGATTTAATTGATTACCAAACCATGCAAGATCAATTGCAAAGCCAATAA
- a CDS encoding trimeric intracellular cation channel family protein, whose amino-acid sequence MDAINWIYLFDMAGTAVFALTGALAAARHKMDPFGVIVLAAVTAVGGGSIRDALIGATPVFWLTDSNYIVCILLTVLPTILLVRYPNKIDPRLLPIADAFGLALFTIIGVEKSLAFGISGMGSIIMGVITGVGGGMIRDILCRKIPLILRSEIYATAAMLGAITYMGCYSLGLDNTATITLAMLVTLSIRLAAIHWHLSLPAFDGQTKRY is encoded by the coding sequence ATGGATGCTATCAATTGGATTTATCTGTTTGATATGGCGGGAACCGCTGTGTTTGCCTTAACTGGCGCACTGGCGGCGGCGCGCCATAAAATGGACCCGTTTGGGGTTATCGTATTAGCTGCCGTAACCGCTGTGGGTGGTGGCAGTATTCGTGATGCGTTAATTGGCGCCACGCCTGTCTTTTGGCTAACCGATAGTAACTACATAGTCTGCATTTTATTAACTGTCTTACCCACCATCTTATTAGTACGCTACCCCAACAAGATTGACCCACGCCTATTACCCATAGCCGATGCGTTTGGCTTAGCCTTATTTACTATCATAGGCGTAGAAAAATCCTTAGCCTTCGGTATTTCCGGCATGGGCAGCATCATAATGGGGGTGATTACAGGTGTGGGCGGCGGCATGATCCGCGATATACTTTGCCGTAAAATCCCGCTAATCTTGCGCAGTGAAATTTATGCCACCGCCGCCATGTTAGGTGCCATTACCTATATGGGCTGTTATAGCTTAGGGCTGGATAATACCGCCACTATCACCTTAGCTATGCTAGTAACCTTAAGCATACGGTTAGCGGCGATTCATTGGCATTTGAGTCTGCCTGCATTTGATGGTCAAACTAAGAGATATTAA
- a CDS encoding DUF2721 domain-containing protein: MLIDVAPLSLTTPALLFPAISLLLLAYTNRFFSLAALIRNLSSGKVPVQDAQIKNFRQRISLIRRMQESGVVSFALCVLCMMMIYLGFNKSGSLVFGASLLLLLYSLILSVVEIRISVDALNIHLKDMSR; encoded by the coding sequence ATGCTTATTGATGTTGCCCCCTTATCGTTAACCACTCCCGCGTTGCTGTTCCCTGCTATTTCACTGTTATTACTGGCTTATACCAATAGATTTTTCTCATTGGCAGCCTTAATACGCAATCTGAGTAGCGGTAAAGTTCCAGTGCAAGACGCTCAAATTAAAAACTTTCGCCAACGCATCAGCTTAATTCGCCGCATGCAGGAATCTGGCGTGGTAAGTTTTGCCTTGTGCGTATTATGTATGATGATGATATATCTTGGATTTAATAAGAGTGGCTCATTAGTGTTTGGCGCCAGCTTGTTGTTATTACTTTATTCATTGATTTTATCTGTGGTTGAAATTCGTATTTCAGTGGACGCCCTTAATATCCACCTCAAGGACATGAGCCGCTAA
- a CDS encoding cobalamin biosynthesis protein yields MDNRILETLLQDSPLLGSLSLLLLTLILAYLVPLPQALDPRYYWQQLCHLLGAKTCKPTNSRFQQALAGTLAALLLIVPWWLILTLLPMLAYYPWFFEGLLLYISFIGVQVNRQARRIQGLLLTGEKETAKIQLQTITNADTHALSVIGISKATIEAQLTTPARTLITALCYFPLGGVVLVLLVRMINELAFCWPKQDPKYQFFAQSIYTLDKWLQWLPELIWQSLVALLYHQPMAISQAFVTRKQELPQILTLGARSLATSLGGPQMFSGQKVVRPKLVYGAEPYAATIDMAYRLTRRCQGFIMCFCCSLPLIWIALRLAAPA; encoded by the coding sequence ATGGACAATCGCATCCTAGAGACGTTACTGCAGGACAGTCCACTCCTTGGTTCTTTGTCGCTGTTATTATTGACCTTAATACTTGCTTATCTGGTGCCACTGCCGCAGGCATTAGACCCAAGATATTACTGGCAGCAGCTATGCCATTTACTCGGCGCCAAGACCTGTAAACCCACCAATTCTAGGTTTCAACAAGCGCTCGCGGGCACTTTAGCCGCGCTATTGTTGATTGTGCCTTGGTGGCTAATATTAACCTTGCTGCCAATGCTCGCTTATTATCCGTGGTTTTTTGAAGGCTTACTGCTGTATATCAGCTTTATTGGCGTGCAAGTCAATCGCCAAGCGCGCCGCATTCAGGGCTTATTATTAACTGGCGAAAAAGAAACAGCCAAAATCCAGTTACAAACGATAACGAATGCCGATACTCACGCTTTATCTGTGATAGGGATCAGTAAAGCGACAATTGAAGCGCAACTAACCACGCCAGCACGCACCTTAATCACAGCTTTATGTTATTTTCCTCTTGGCGGCGTCGTCTTAGTGTTACTAGTGCGTATGATTAATGAGCTCGCTTTTTGTTGGCCCAAGCAAGACCCTAAGTATCAATTTTTTGCGCAATCTATATATACACTCGATAAATGGTTGCAGTGGCTGCCTGAACTGATTTGGCAATCGCTGGTGGCCTTGCTCTATCATCAACCCATGGCCATAAGTCAGGCGTTTGTGACCCGCAAGCAAGAGTTACCGCAAATTTTAACCTTAGGTGCGCGCAGCTTAGCCACTAGCTTAGGTGGGCCACAAATGTTTAGCGGCCAGAAAGTTGTTCGACCCAAATTGGTGTATGGCGCCGAGCCTTATGCCGCCACGATTGACATGGCTTATCGGCTAACTCGCCGCTGCCAAGGTTTTATTATGTGTTTTTGTTGCAGCTTGCCCTTGATATGGATAGCGCTGCGCTTAGCTGCCCCTGCGTAG
- the mtnN gene encoding 5'-methylthioadenosine/S-adenosylhomocysteine nucleosidase, whose product MKIGIIGAMEPEVAHLIAALTNSVAHTIAGIDFVEGELNGKQVIVTRSGIGKVAATIATSLLIDRFAPDAVINTGSAGGFVDSLAIGDIVISNEVRHHDVDVTAFGYEIGQMAQQPAAFIADAKLVAAAKAAINELGEVKAIEGLITTGDSFICDPARTKVMLQNFPTMAACEMEGAAIAQTCHQFKVPFVVIRSLSDNANNDSPVDFDAYIVKAGYHSALMVMALLKQL is encoded by the coding sequence ATGAAAATCGGTATTATTGGCGCTATGGAGCCAGAAGTGGCGCACTTAATAGCCGCCCTCACTAACAGCGTAGCGCACACCATTGCTGGCATAGATTTCGTTGAAGGTGAACTCAATGGCAAACAAGTCATAGTGACTCGCAGCGGCATAGGTAAAGTAGCGGCCACTATCGCCACTAGCTTACTTATCGATAGATTCGCGCCTGATGCAGTTATCAATACTGGCAGCGCGGGTGGCTTTGTCGACAGCTTAGCTATTGGCGACATTGTGATTTCAAACGAAGTTCGTCATCACGATGTCGATGTGACTGCCTTTGGCTATGAAATCGGTCAAATGGCGCAGCAACCCGCCGCCTTCATCGCCGATGCTAAATTAGTGGCCGCCGCCAAAGCCGCTATTAATGAACTGGGTGAAGTAAAAGCCATTGAAGGCCTCATCACTACAGGTGACAGCTTCATTTGCGACCCTGCCCGCACTAAAGTCATGCTGCAAAACTTCCCAACCATGGCCGCTTGCGAAATGGAAGGCGCGGCCATTGCACAAACTTGTCATCAATTTAAGGTGCCATTTGTGGTCATTCGTTCACTGAGCGATAACGCCAATAATGATTCACCTGTTGATTTTGATGCCTATATTGTAAAGGCGGGTTATCACTCGGCCTTAATGGTAATGGCGTTACTTAAGCAGCTGTAA
- a CDS encoding FAD-dependent oxidoreductase has product MSNDFQFIEVQRHDPAKHPIARRAKEFIEIYQPFKSNEVATQADRCLDCGNPYCEWKCPLHNYIPNWLSLAKQGRIFEAAELMHETNTLPEVCGRVCPQDRLCEGACTLNDDFGAVTIGSVEKYITDTAIAQGWRPDLSQVIPRPERVAIIGAGPAGLGCADILARNGIKPVVFDKYPQIGGLLTYGIPAFKLDKSVMATRRTVMEGMGIQFRLGVTIGEDIGFDTLLSEFDAVFLGMGTYRAMQADLPGEQSSGVYQALPYLIGNTNQLMGQNHSEFPYLNLHGQKVVVLGGGDTAMDCVRTAIRQGASQVTCVYRRDEANMPGSRKEVQNAKEEGVTFLFNRQPTQITAQAGKVVGLECVETKLGSKDASGRQRPEVIAGSEQILAADAVIIAFGFQPSPAPWFADFAIATDDSGKVKAAQTTEMPFQTSHPKVFAGGDMVRGSDLVVTAIDEGRKAALGILSFLNEAS; this is encoded by the coding sequence ATGAGCAATGATTTTCAATTTATCGAAGTGCAACGTCATGATCCGGCTAAACACCCAATAGCTCGGCGCGCAAAAGAATTTATTGAGATTTATCAGCCGTTCAAAAGCAATGAAGTGGCCACTCAAGCCGATCGCTGCCTAGATTGCGGCAACCCTTATTGCGAGTGGAAATGTCCGCTGCACAACTACATTCCTAATTGGCTTAGCCTTGCCAAACAAGGTCGTATTTTTGAAGCAGCAGAACTCATGCATGAAACCAATACCTTGCCAGAAGTATGTGGCCGCGTATGCCCACAAGACAGGCTATGTGAAGGCGCATGTACCCTTAATGATGACTTTGGCGCTGTCACTATTGGTAGCGTTGAGAAATACATTACTGATACCGCAATTGCCCAAGGCTGGCGCCCTGATTTAAGCCAAGTGATTCCAAGGCCTGAGCGAGTAGCCATCATAGGCGCGGGGCCTGCGGGTTTAGGCTGCGCTGATATTCTCGCCCGTAACGGCATTAAGCCTGTGGTATTTGATAAATATCCGCAAATTGGCGGCCTACTTACCTATGGCATTCCGGCCTTTAAGCTAGATAAAAGCGTAATGGCGACGCGCCGCACTGTCATGGAAGGCATGGGTATACAATTTCGCTTAGGCGTCACCATAGGTGAAGATATAGGTTTTGATACCTTACTCAGTGAATTTGATGCTGTGTTTTTAGGTATGGGCACTTATCGCGCCATGCAAGCCGATTTACCCGGTGAACAAAGTAGCGGTGTATATCAAGCTCTGCCGTATTTGATTGGTAACACCAATCAATTGATGGGGCAGAACCACAGTGAATTTCCGTATCTTAATTTACACGGCCAAAAAGTCGTGGTGTTAGGCGGCGGCGATACCGCCATGGATTGCGTGCGCACCGCCATTCGCCAAGGCGCCAGCCAAGTGACCTGCGTCTATCGCCGCGATGAAGCTAATATGCCAGGGTCACGCAAAGAAGTGCAAAATGCCAAAGAAGAAGGCGTGACCTTTTTATTTAATCGTCAACCAACGCAAATTACCGCGCAAGCAGGCAAAGTAGTGGGATTAGAGTGCGTTGAAACTAAGCTTGGTAGCAAAGATGCCTCAGGGCGTCAGCGCCCAGAAGTTATCGCTGGCAGCGAGCAAATATTGGCAGCCGATGCTGTCATTATTGCCTTTGGTTTTCAGCCAAGCCCTGCCCCATGGTTTGCTGACTTTGCCATAGCGACCGATGACAGTGGCAAGGTAAAAGCGGCTCAAACCACTGAGATGCCATTTCAAACTAGCCATCCCAAAGTCTTTGCTGGCGGCGATATGGTGCGCGGCTCAGACTTAGTAGTGACGGCTATTGATGAGGGGCGTAAGGCTGCGCTTGGGATTTTAAGCTTTTTAAATGAAGCCTCATAA